The window CCGGAGCGCCCGGTGCGGTAGCGGAACCGTCCACTGGATCCGCAGGGCGGTATGGAGTTCGGGAGATCGTTGGGATGCTCCCGGAGGCGGATGGGTTCTCCCGATGGCTTAGAGGGGAGAAACCATCGTCCGAGGTGGGGGCTGCTGAGGGCGCCTCCTCATTTGGGGGAACTCCTGAGACGGCTGAAGTCCATCGCCAAGCTAAGTAGAATAAGGGAAATGGATCATATCCTGGAGGAGAATCCCGGTGGCAAAGAGAAGGAAAGGGAAGAAGCTGATCCACCGCGCCCCTCATCGATGGCTGCTGGGAGGGCTGGGGATCGCCCTCCTGCTTCTCATCGCCAGCGGTCTGGGGTGGTGGTTCCGGTCCCAGAGCGCCGCGTATGCCGCCTTTCAAGCAGCCGTGCTACGAGGCCAGCCCGCGCTCCAGCGCGTGGAATCGTTCCCCGACGAAGGCCGGGCCCACCTGGGACCCGGGGAGCGCGCGACCTATCGAACGGATCCTCCGACTTCCGGCCCCCACAGCCCGGAATCGGTTCCCCCGGGTTTCTACACCATAGAACAGCCTCCCGAGCGCCTGGTCCACTCCCTGGAACACGGCCTCGTGGTGATCTACTATGAGGACCCAGGGCCGGAGGCGCTCCGGACGCTCCAGGCGTGGGCGCGCATGTTCAATGGCCCTTGGGATGGGATCGTGGTCGTCCCCCGGCCCGGGCTCGGGCGGGCGGTGATCCTGACCGCCTGGACCCGCATGCTACGCCTGGAGTCCTTCGACCCAGAGGCCGCGGCCGCCTTCATCGACGCCTTTCGCGGTCGCGGCCCGGAGCGCCCGGTGCGATAAGGAGTTCAGCGGGACCTCAGGGAGGGAAGGAAGGCGAGGGCCATGGCCGCGGTGGAAACGAGCATGGCGATCGCGGCCCCCACCCCGCCCCAGCGGGGGATCAGGATCAGGTTCCAGCTCAGGTTCAGGGCCGCCCCCATGGCGAAGACGACCAGCAGCCTCCCCGACCGGCCCGCGCTGATCCAGACCGTCGCCCCCAGGCTGGAAAGGAAGGCGGGGATCCAGGTCAGCCCCAGCCACCGCAACATCGGGACCGCCGGGAGATAGCGGGGGCCAAAGGGAAGCCGGATCAGCGGTTCCGCCAGAAGCGCCATCCCGATGGCCATGCCCAGAGGAAGCGCCAGGTAGGCGCCGAGGAGGCGACGGGCCCGATGGGCCGGGGACTCCTCCCGGGCCAGCCGGGGAAGCAGCGCCACGGCGAGGGCGTTGCTGAGCAACAGCCCGGCCTCGTAAAAACGATACGCCAGGCTGTAAAAGCCCGCCTCCACAGATCCCCGCAAGCTCAAGAGCAGGAGGCTGTCCGCCCGCGCGTAGAGGGATCCCAGGATCCCAAAGGCCAGCATCTGGAGCCCCTCCCCCATCGCCTCGGGCGCCCACCGCCGCCCGGCGGCCGGCCAGAGCGGCAGCCCCACCCGTCGGGCGGCCAGCCAGAGGCCCAGGCCGTCCAGGGCCATCGCCCCCGCGAAGCCGAGCCACAACGCCGTCCATCCCCACCGCGCCGCCAGGGTCATGCCGGTGAGCCCCACCGTGCGCGTGAGGAACACCACCGCCGCCGCGCGGTCCAGCCGGCCAGCCGCCGCCAGGCGGGCGCCCTGCAACGGGATGAGCACCGTCAGGAACAGCAGCGGGGTCAGCGCCGGCAGCTCCGGTCGGATCGCCGGGGGCGCCACTGCTCCCCACGCCGCCAGCCCGGCCAGCCCGCACAGGCCCGCGATCCAGAGCCCCCGCAGGATCATATACGTGCTCACGCGAGGGGTATCGCCGCGGGTCAGATCCCGAATGATGAGCATCGAGAGGCCGGACTCGCCGCTCTCGTGGCCGAAGCGCAACCAGCTCTGGAGGGCGCTGAACCGTCCGAAATCGGCCGGGCCCAGCCAGCCGGCCAGCAGGAGGGTTTGAAAGAACCCCAGGAACCGCGACCAGGCCAGCGCCATCCCCCAGAGGGCCGACTGGACGGCCAGCCGTTCCCGCCACCGGGCATATCCGCCCGCCCGTTGCATCGCCATCGTCTCGATGCGCGCTCGCAGGCTCATCCGTCGGATATCCTCAGAGATCGGCCTCAGGATACCATGGGTCTCGCCGTCGGTCGACCGTCCGCTCCGACTGTTCCTCTCAAGCCGCCGCCTGTATACTGGAGGGCGATCCACGTCTATCCCGGGCTGGAGATTCTCTTCATCATGCGAGCGCACTTCCTTCCACATCCTGCGGAAACCCCCTCCGGGCTGCCCTCCGAGGGCTGGCGGGAGGTCTCCCTTCCCCATCAATGGGCTTTGGAGGGCATGGAGGCGGAGGTGGGCTGGTATCGGCTGGAGCTGCCGGCGGCGACGGGGCCCCGCCGCTGGGCCCGCCTGCGCGCGGATTACTTCGGCCGCGCGTGGGCGGATGAGCGGCTCCTCGGCGCCCACGAGGGGTACTTCGAGCCCTGGCTCCTGGAGCTCCCCCGGGAGCCCCACACCCTCTGGCTCCGCGTAGCGGCCCCCAAGGAGCCTTACGGCACCGTGTGGCCCCGCCTGAAGCGGCAGATCAAGGGGATCTTCGGCCAGCACGATTGCCGCCCCGGCGGCACCACCGCCCGCGGGCAGGAGCGGGGAACCGGCGGGCTGTGGGGAGGAGTCACGATCTTCGAGACCGGGCCGGTGGCGCTGCTCCATCTCACCCATCAAACCTTCCATCGCCCCCAGGGCTGGCGCCTCCGGATCCAGCTCACCCTGGACGCCCTCGCCGCCGGCCGCGCGGAGGTCACTTTCGCCCTCCGCCCGGAGAACTTCGAAGGCCTCTCCCTCACGACGGTGCGGACGCTGGACCTGGAGGCCGGACGACAGACGATCTCCCTGATCTGGGATCTCCCCGAGCTCCCGCGCTGGGAAATCTGGGAGCGGGGCTTCCCCCATCTCTACCGGCTGGAGGCCGCCCTGGGGGATCAACAGGCGGCGGCGCCCATCGGCTTCCGGACCCTCGGCCAGGAGGGCGCGTGGCTGCTCCTGAACGATCGCCGGGTGTTCCTGCGGGGCACCAACATCATCCCCACCCAGTGGCTGGCCGCCTACACTCCGGAGGACGCGGCGCGGGACGTCCGCCTGCTGAGAGCGGCGAACCTCAACGCCGTGCGGGTGCACGCCCACCTCACCCACCCGGCTTTCTACGAGGCCTGCGATCGGGAAGGGATCCTGGTCTGGCAGGACTTCCCCTTGCAGTGGGGCTACGCCGACGATGAGGCGTTCGCCCAGGAGGCCGTCCGCCAGGCGCAGGCGATGGTGGCGCACTTCGGGGCGCATCCTTCGATCTTTTTGTGGTGCGCCCACAACGAGCCCACCCACAACCGGTATACCCTGGCGCCCCTGGTGGCGGCGGCCATCCGGGCCGCGGATCCCACCCGACCGGTGAAAGAGGCCTCGGATTTCCGGGAGCACGCGTATCCCGGATGGTATTGGGGCCACATGCGGGACTTCCAGGCGTTGCCCGGCGCGCCGCTGCCCTCGGAGTTCGGGGCGCAGGCGCTGCCCCGGGCGGAGCTCCTCCGACGGGTCCTCGGCCCCGACGCCTGGCCGCCGAAATGGGAGACGTGGATGTATCACAACTTCCAGCCGGAGCAGACCTTCCGCGTGGCAGGGGTGGAGATGGGGGAGAGCCTGGAGGCCTTCGTGGAGAACAGCCAGCGCTACCAGGCCCGCCTCATCGAGTTCGCCATCCACACTTACCGCCGGGCCAAGGGGCAGATCACCGGTTACTTCCACTTTATGTTCGTCGAGCCCTGGGAAGGGATCACCTGGGCGGTGCTGGACGTGGAACGCGTCCCCAAGCAGGGCTATTTCGCCCTGCAGCAGGCTTCCACCCCGGTCCTGGTCTCCATCGTCCCCTATGTGGAACGGGCAGGGGTGGGCCAGCCGCCCCTGCGGGAGGTCTGGGTGATCTCGGACCTGGACCGGCCGCTCTCCCTGCGGGTCTCCCTCCGCCTGGAGGGACCGGTGGCCTTCCCCCTGGGGGAGATGACCGTGACCCTGGCGCCCCACGAGGTCCGTCGGGTGTTCGAGGTGATGGAGCTTTTCGAAGCCCCGCTGGACCAGCGGGAGGCCCTGGATGCGGCGAGCGCCGTCTTCCGGCAGCTGCCGCCCGGACGCTATTCGGTCATCGCGGAGGCCTGGGAGGGGGAGCGCCTCTGGTCCCGTCACGTCGTCGAGATGGAATACCTGGAACCCATCGGGCCGCAGGAAGAAGGGTTCTGGTGAGCGGATCCTTGCCTCCGGATTCGGAGCGAAGGGAGCGATGGGGAAACGAGGGCGC is drawn from Thermoflexus hugenholtzii and contains these coding sequences:
- a CDS encoding DUF3105 domain-containing protein, which codes for MAKRRKGKKLIHRAPHRWLLGGLGIALLLLIASGLGWWFRSQSAAYAAFQAAVLRGQPALQRVESFPDEGRAHLGPGERATYRTDPPTSGPHSPESVPPGFYTIEQPPERLVHSLEHGLVVIYYEDPGPEALRTLQAWARMFNGPWDGIVVVPRPGLGRAVILTAWTRMLRLESFDPEAAAAFIDAFRGRGPERPVR
- a CDS encoding polysaccharide biosynthesis C-terminal domain-containing protein: MSLRARIETMAMQRAGGYARWRERLAVQSALWGMALAWSRFLGFFQTLLLAGWLGPADFGRFSALQSWLRFGHESGESGLSMLIIRDLTRGDTPRVSTYMILRGLWIAGLCGLAGLAAWGAVAPPAIRPELPALTPLLFLTVLIPLQGARLAAAGRLDRAAAVVFLTRTVGLTGMTLAARWGWTALWLGFAGAMALDGLGLWLAARRVGLPLWPAAGRRWAPEAMGEGLQMLAFGILGSLYARADSLLLLSLRGSVEAGFYSLAYRFYEAGLLLSNALAVALLPRLAREESPAHRARRLLGAYLALPLGMAIGMALLAEPLIRLPFGPRYLPAVPMLRWLGLTWIPAFLSSLGATVWISAGRSGRLLVVFAMGAALNLSWNLILIPRWGGVGAAIAMLVSTAAMALAFLPSLRSR
- a CDS encoding glycoside hydrolase family 2 TIM barrel-domain containing protein; the encoded protein is MRAHFLPHPAETPSGLPSEGWREVSLPHQWALEGMEAEVGWYRLELPAATGPRRWARLRADYFGRAWADERLLGAHEGYFEPWLLELPREPHTLWLRVAAPKEPYGTVWPRLKRQIKGIFGQHDCRPGGTTARGQERGTGGLWGGVTIFETGPVALLHLTHQTFHRPQGWRLRIQLTLDALAAGRAEVTFALRPENFEGLSLTTVRTLDLEAGRQTISLIWDLPELPRWEIWERGFPHLYRLEAALGDQQAAAPIGFRTLGQEGAWLLLNDRRVFLRGTNIIPTQWLAAYTPEDAARDVRLLRAANLNAVRVHAHLTHPAFYEACDREGILVWQDFPLQWGYADDEAFAQEAVRQAQAMVAHFGAHPSIFLWCAHNEPTHNRYTLAPLVAAAIRAADPTRPVKEASDFREHAYPGWYWGHMRDFQALPGAPLPSEFGAQALPRAELLRRVLGPDAWPPKWETWMYHNFQPEQTFRVAGVEMGESLEAFVENSQRYQARLIEFAIHTYRRAKGQITGYFHFMFVEPWEGITWAVLDVERVPKQGYFALQQASTPVLVSIVPYVERAGVGQPPLREVWVISDLDRPLSLRVSLRLEGPVAFPLGEMTVTLAPHEVRRVFEVMELFEAPLDQREALDAASAVFRQLPPGRYSVIAEAWEGERLWSRHVVEMEYLEPIGPQEEGFW